From Gossypium raimondii isolate GPD5lz chromosome 11, ASM2569854v1, whole genome shotgun sequence:
taaatgttttaaaggttataaaagtaaattaattaataatgataaattaagtaaaataaagtaaaggTATCATCTTTTCTTCTCCATCTTCAACTGCATTTTAGGGCAAGAAAGCCATTTGAGAGCTTTTACATTCGGCAACTATTTCATAGCTTGTgtggtatgtatttttgtcccatttttaattatttcaatgtttttgtgatcgttgctttGTAATGTAGCTAGCCCTTGCTTCTGAATtcgaaattgttaaagatttaacatgttgtcattgttgaatgcttgagtaaattgatgatttatgatagattatgaatatttgatgttagattttcatcttttataaagtgatttttttgagaaaaatgtcaattttggactaaattgtgaaatgtggaaatttagtgattaaaatgtgaaataaattgaaaatataggATGATAGTAATATATGGAAAATTCGGCTAGCTtgggtttgtgtttaatttcatgaaattgtgattttatttgataatgactaaattgcaaaaatgtgaaattatgggggaaaagtgtaaatgtactttaaagaaaattttggattaaattgaatagggagataattaaataaattaattttgatattatctaGATCGAGGGAAAAtcaaagtatcggattagtcgACCTAAATTCATCGATTCAGCGaatgaggtaagttcgtatgtttaataagcattaaattatacatgtttaaatgcttaattgagataattatggtgaatgcttaaatattgaatttagttGTGATTACAATGCTTTGGAAATGTTCGATGGAGATTCGACAAAGTAaaagtcccggttgaaccttaggaatagatatgatacaaatgtcatgacattagggtcACCGAAATTACGAGTAAGatcatatctgggatatggcatcaaTATTAGAcatcatgtaagaccatgtttgggacattggcatcgatatgtgatttcgTGCAAGACCATGGCtgggctattggcatcgatatgtgattatatgtaaGACTatatctaggatatggcattgtTACGTTACTATGTGTACGAGATCCCCGAGTATCCTTtagtattccaaatggttcaatgggAAAAGTAGATGAAACATGGTTATAAGTGATGGTACAACGAAAGCGAAGTATTCGTGACAGAAatcaacaagtaagtgaaagTTGAGAATGGAAGTATGATCGAGTTAAGCAAGATAGGTATGTACATAACCTATGTGAGAATCGAATGAAAGTGAATTGGTGAGTTCATACCGtatcatgtatatgaaatgagaaagatatgtgtttaaatatgttGTATACCTAAATGTGCTCATTTGGCTATATGGAAgtatgaattgaatgttatataagaattaaattgattaaacttgtGAAAGCTAAGGTTAGCTATgtaaatgattatatgattgagaatgaaatgaaatatgatctATGTGACTTGTAtagatgaaatatgatatgtgttagaatttgaaaaatcattaaaaattgtataaaaagaattatgggttagaatttatatgattaaaattataatgagtctattttcaagagaaacaaatgggaaTATCATCCGAAtcccgtactaagagataattaatttttagagaagaagggtcggaactgtcagacagcagaatagggacaACTTTGAAGAActaactgtacttattggttaaaccaaaaaattctaaaaattttatggtaagaagatatgtgagtctagtttcggaaAAATCAAgaggatcttaatttggagttccgtagcacAAGATATAAagaatttagtgactatgactcgagTAGACAACTTGATGTGaacatgagtaaatagtggaGCTATGTGCAATTTTGATcgtattatcttgagaacatgTTGTGAGGATTGGTAAAAGCAGGTTAACTgatttcttattatttacatatcaacttactaagctttagtTTTCTACGTTTATAGTGTTCCGAAGGCTCGTTCGGGATGGAAATCGTCAGAGatcccatcacactatccagctatgGTTTCGGTACTTAAAAGgtttgaaattttggttatgtggcatgtataggctagttggtTTGTTAAGTGTATAAGTGATTTTGGTTATTGGTGCCTTTATGTTTGAAGTGTATTGAGCCATGAGATTTGGCTTGTTTATAATGTGAGGTTTGATATGTAGATGGCCTTATAATAGGAATGTGATTGTGGTTATGTGGTAAGCTTTAGTAAAGTTATTGATGCATTAGTCGAAGTGTTCAAAATTGATATTCACGATTAATGGATAATGCTATATTATGTGCTTGTATAGGGTTGACCCTTATGGTTGGCGAATTGGCCTTGCAAATAACCTATATTCGTCCACGCGGCTGTTCAAACGGGCGTGAGATGTCTGttacttataaattttttaaagtttcaaaaatttttatgtgTAACTAATTTAGTCTCGAACCTTCTTAAAAGCATGTTTTAGATCTCGTAGACCTAGTTGAAGGACAatgtgattatgaatgaatgtgatATGATGATATATGATCaatgtatatgaaatgtttgtataatGATGTGAATTGTTTGGTAACGCCTCTTAACCCTAGtccgacgacggatacgggttaagggtgttacaacaaaCGTTAAATAAAGACATATTTATTCAAGTTTAATTCATTTATAGTCAGTAAAAGTACTACGGAAGCCCTTGTACTTCGCGGTAGATTGCATTTCGATCcctttattgaaaaataaacaaattagcccttatatatatttcaaaacttgcaaattAGACCGCCGTTAAATTTATCTGTAAAATGatgatgtggcacgttaaatccttgctgaaaatgattttcatgggtaaactataaaaatagtcacccaactatgtcttttgttctattttggttacccaattattaattttttcgatttagtcacTCTGAGCTGATGTGGGCTTGTTTTATTGGTCTAGTAACAAAATTAGCTctctaatatttatacattctatcaatttgatcctaaatataaaaacatcAATGATTTaacctcaatgtttacaaaatttgtcattttaattataattctaaaaaacaaatttgaccctcaatatttataaaatctatcaatttagtcctaactctaaaaatttaaatatatattttctaaaagaaattcattttaGCCCATAAGGACCCAATTGATTAAATAGTAATTGAATTGAAGTGTATATCCACCTTGAGaaaacaatttcttcaaatttcatTAGATTAGTtggttgaattgattaaatagtACATTGATTCGATTATTCAATAATAgaaattgaattcaaaatttagctAACaagacaaaaaatatttaaaattaaataaaacatatttctctaaatatatatatttaaaattttattagaattttaaacaataaattggGTTTTCCCCTATGTTTTGATCGATTTTCAtctttgtaaatataaaattttaaattttttatatgtcttatttatgaaaaattcttAGTCattattaatcaatatttttaaaatgtataaccATATAGTTTTAGGTTgaatcaagaaataaaaaaattaattaatttgatatgaacaaaacaaaaatgataagtgtgtgactaaaataaaatataacgaAAGACATagttaatagataaaatttaaagtatgaTCTAATTTGTACGTTTCGAAATACATAAAGGTAAATTTAGCCACTATTTTAGTaaaagggttgaaatgcaattCACCCTAAATACAAGAGCTTATttagtactttttttttttgataatctaATTCAACCGTGAAAGTATCTGAAACTTTCTAAGTTGATACAATGCTTAAAACTACTCATAACTCATCCTAGCTTTTCAATGGGAGAATAAATCCGCTTGAATTCACATTCTCCTGCATTGATAATCATGTTTGACTATCACTTGGATATCCATGAATTTGTTTTTTCTCCCCCAACAAATTGACATTTCTATTCtgaataatttacaaaatgatATTGATTGAGGTAATTAGTCTTCTGTAATTTACTACTCTTGTTTCTcttaccaaataaaataaaataaaataaaataaaatcccctTACCTTAAAATCCAGTCAAAATCgctaaaacaaattcaaaaatttgcaTGTCTATCCCGCAAACCATGCAAAAACCAAACacgtaattttttttaaaatttcgtcACTAAAAATAGCCATGAATTTTCACCTATAAATGATCCTCCCCAACACCATTCTTCTTCAGACCTGCAATAACAAAGCAAATAATAACAATCACCGGCGGATCCCCATTCACCAGTAGGTCTCATTCATTTCCGGTGCGTTTAATAATCCCTTTCTACGCCATGGACATGAAGAAGGTCTCCACCGCCATCATTGTTGCTGCCGCCTCAATGAGCGCCGTCATGGCCGCAGATGCACCTGCTCCTTCCCCTTCCGCAGGTGGTTCTAGCCCTAGCTCCTCTCCCGCTTTCGCCCCAGCAGCAGGCCCGGATTCCAGCGTCGCTGCCGCCACTTTGCCTGTTCTTGGATCATTGGTTGGGGCTTccattgtttctttgttttcttacaTGCTACATGTATGAAAAATCAACATGTGAacgaatattttattttattttttattttatttgtaagaaACATGTgatgaataatgaaaaattgaaatggaGCTTTGGAAAGTATGTTGTGTTTATGCTAATGattaacatgaaaataacaatgaattattgaactaactagtatgtaattagataaatgtGAAATGTTGGTTGGTTAACTTGGGTTTTCTtcttacttatttttattagatttgttaggtttataattgaattcaagttatgttggttggttggttggttatttttattagataaatGCGTAAGTTGTGGATAAAAGCTATAAATATTTCGCGGTCAAGCATCCAACTCTCCAACTCAGCTCAAAAAGCCATTACAATCATGTTTTGTATgcaaaaattaagagaaattctttttaacaattttgaagtcatatgacatgtacctaggttggTTGGTTGGATTCCTAATTTAGTTTTGCCACTTTAAGTAAGTGACCCATAATGCTTAAGAGGTTAGATTTTATCTTTTGACTATTAGTTAATTATGCTTGTTTATGTTGGtttgattgtttgaattggtTTATTAAGTGTTTATTCATGGAAGATTATAATTTAGTGATGGTTGAATGTGTTTAGATGGGTTAATTTgagattatggtttaaggtaaGCTTTAGGTCAGTTTGAGTTCAACTGTCTAAGGTTTTGGCAAGTTAGAAGTGggaaattttgttcatttggtcATTAAGTCTAGATACAAGGAGAACATGCCTCAATACtgttaaaaagaatttctcttaatttttgcATTCAAGAGCCCGATGCCTCGATACATAACTAATTAGTCTCGAGACAATTGCTCCTAACTAATTAGTCTCGAGACAATTGCTCCTAGGTTTCGGGACAAGTGGTCTTTGTCTCAAGATAGAAGTACATCgaagctaaattaattttttttccttattccAAGTCTTGATACAAGAGCTCTTGCCTCAAGACATTCAAACATCGAACCAAAAATAGGAAAACATGAGAGGTCAATCTCGAGGCATAAATGACCTTGCCTCTAGACGCAACTCGAGACATGTTAACTTTGAagctaaaatttccaaaataatttaTGACCTGTCTCGAGATTCTCCATGTCTGGAGACATAACTTGAAATATGACATTTGAGTTTGGATTCAAGTCCTAACTCTAATATTAACTTATGATAACCCCTTGTATGTAGATGAAATTGATTCTTATGTACATCAAATGTTATTTGTTGATCATAATGAATAGGCTTAGTgttttgaacgatgaataagaatttaattttgcaaatttatGTCAAGTTAGTTTGAGTTGTTTCAATGACGTAATGTGATGTCACACAGTCGGACCCGACGATCAAGTTGGGTGTGGGGTGTCACACACAACCTTCTTGACTATGACTTCGCCCATAGGCAACACTTCACCAGCCATGACCCTCGCAAACGTATGTATGCTCTACACGTGGCTCACCTCTAATCTACCTTGCCAATGATAGGTGTTGAGTCATTCTTTTGCATGGAACATAAGTAAGACCCACATAGAGCTTTACTATGTCCACATTGATCCCATTATTGCTTATTTAGAAGTTCTACAATGTTTTCTAAGGGACCAAACAAGACAAGACCAATGAAGGCACGTGTTAGGGCCTAATGCCAATGGGTGATCATCCTTGCCTATAAATACCCCTCCCTAGCCTTGATATATTTCTTCTCCGACCTCTCTCTACGAGCACCTCACCACCGTTTAAACCACCATCCCCCTCTATTGCCAACCTCTTCTATAATCATCACTAAGTTTAAGCGAACAAAGATCAACACACAtagttataaataaatgaacacgAAAATGATTTTACTTAACGAacacaaattaaacacaaataagctttaaaaaaataaataaatgaacataaataaaGACATATTTATTCAAGTTCAATTCATTTATAGTCAGTAAAAGTACTAGGGAAGCCCTTGTGCTTAGCGGTAGATTGCATTTCGGTCcttttattgaaaaatgaacaaattagcCCTTATATCTCtttcaaaacttgcaaattAGACCGCcgttaaatttatctttaagatgatgatgtggcacgttaaatctttgctgaaaataattttcatggttaactataaaaatagtcacccAACAATgttttttgttctattttgctTACcctactattaatttttttcgatttagtcacTCTGAGCTGATGTGGGCTTGTTTTATTGGTCTAGTAACAAAATTAGCTctctaatatttatacattctatcgatttgatcctaaatataaaaaatcaacaaatttatccctcaatgtttacaaaatttgtcatataattctaaaaataataaatttgaccctcaatatttacaaaatctatcaatttagtcctaactttaaaaatttaaatatatattttctaaaagaaattcatttttAGCCCATAAGGACCCAATTGATTAAATAGTAATTGAACTGAAGTGTATATCCACCTTGAGAAAACAAATTCTTCAAATTTCATTAGATTGGTtggttgaattgattaaatagtaaattgatTCGATTATTGAATAGTagaaatttgaattcaaaatttagctAACAAAACAAAAGctgtaaaaattatttaaaattaaataaaacatatttctctaaatatatatatatttaagatttttattggatttttaaacaagaaattgggtttttcctatgttttgattgattttcatctttgtaaatagaaaatttttaaaatttattttatatgtcttatttatgaaaattcttAGTCATTAttaatcaatgtttttaaaatgtAGACCATGTAGTTTTAGGTTgaatcaagaaataaaaattaattaatttgatatgaacaaaacaaaaataattattgggtGGCCAAAATAGAATGCAACGAAAGACATAGttaagtgatcattttgtaatttacctataaaaaataattttcagcaTAGATTTAATGTTCTAGATCAtcatttaattgataaaatttaaaggatGATCTAATTTGTACATTTCGAAATACATAAAGGCTAATTTAGCCACTGATTCAGTAAAAGGGCTGAAATACAATTCATCCTAAATACATGAGCTTACTTAGTACATTTTTTTTAGAATCTAATTCAACCGTGAAAGTATCTGAAACTTTCTAAGTTGatacaatgcttagaactaccTATAActcatcctaacttttctatAGGAGGATAAACCCGCTCGAACCCACATTCTCCTGCATTGACAATGATGCTTGACTATCAATTGGATCTCCATGAATTTGTTTTTTCTCCCCGAACAAATTGATATTTCTATTCtgaataatttacaaaatgatATTGATTGAGGTAATTATTCTTCTGTAATTTACTACTTTTGTTTCTcttaccaaataaaataaaataaaataaaataaaatcccctTACCTTAAAATCCAGTCAAAATCgctaaaacaaattcaaaaatttgcaTGTCTATCCCGCAAAGCATGTGAAAACCAAACacgtaatttttcttttaaacttcGTCACTAAAAATAGCCATGAATTTGCACCTATAAAATCACCTTCCCCACCACCCTTTTTCTTCAGACCTGCAATAACAAAGCAAATAATAACAATCACCGGCGGATCCCCATTCACCAGTTATTAAACGCAGGTCTCATTCATTTCCGGTGCGTTTAATAATCCCTTTATACGCCATGGACATGAAGAAGGTCTCCACCGCCATCATTGTTGCTGCCGCCTCAATGAGCGCCGTCATGGCCGCAGATGCACCTGCTCCTTCCCCTTCCGCAGGTGGTTCTAGCCCTAGCTCCTCTCCCGCTTTCGCCCCAGCAGCAGGCCCGGATTCCAGCGTCGCTGCCGCCACTTTGCCTGTTCTTGGATCATTGGTTGGGG
This genomic window contains:
- the LOC105761631 gene encoding arabinogalactan protein 23 is translated as MDMKKVSTAIIVAAASMSAVMAADAPAPSPSAGGSSPSSSPAFAPAAGPDSSVAAATLPVLGSLVGASIVSLFSYMLHV
- the LOC128034528 gene encoding arabinogalactan protein 23-like, with product MDMKKVSTAIIVAAASMSAVMAADAPAPSPSAGGSSPSSSPAFAPAAGPDSSVAAATLPVLGSLVGASIVSLFSYMLHV